The Polaribacter tangerinus genome has a segment encoding these proteins:
- a CDS encoding glycoside hydrolase family 113, translated as MKTYNLLLVALFVIYSSCISQNNKINGVSFVAARDSITKQHISPVINFNSNFVALMPYGFVRELSSPTIIHNTERQWFGETENGLLQYAKEFKKAKIGIMVKPHIWIWKGEFTGNMKMSSEENWQKLEKSYTSFILTYAKAAEKIGAAVFCIGTELEQFVLNRPQFWKKLIANIKEVYKGKLTYAANWDEFKRVTFWEELDYIGIDAYFPLSDKEKPTVIDLENGWQKHKTEIIRVQQKYQKKIIFTEFGYRSVNYTAKEPWNSGRIEGNVNLQAQSNGLQAIYNQFWDEEWFAGGFVWKWFHKHEKVGGDSNNRFTPQNKPAQKLLKELYKN; from the coding sequence ATGAAAACATACAATCTTCTTTTAGTGGCACTATTTGTTATTTACAGTTCTTGTATTAGTCAAAATAACAAAATAAATGGCGTTAGTTTTGTAGCTGCCAGAGATAGTATAACAAAGCAGCATATTAGCCCTGTAATAAATTTTAATAGCAATTTTGTGGCTTTAATGCCCTACGGTTTTGTTAGAGAATTATCATCGCCAACTATTATTCATAATACAGAAAGGCAGTGGTTTGGTGAAACCGAAAACGGACTTTTACAGTATGCAAAAGAATTTAAGAAAGCCAAAATTGGTATCATGGTAAAGCCACATATTTGGATTTGGAAAGGAGAATTTACCGGAAACATGAAAATGTCTTCTGAAGAAAATTGGCAAAAATTAGAAAAATCATATACTAGTTTTATATTAACATACGCCAAAGCAGCAGAAAAAATAGGAGCAGCGGTTTTTTGTATTGGTACAGAATTAGAACAATTTGTCTTGAATAGACCACAGTTTTGGAAAAAATTAATTGCCAATATTAAAGAGGTTTATAAAGGGAAACTAACCTATGCCGCAAATTGGGATGAGTTTAAGAGAGTAACTTTTTGGGAAGAATTAGATTACATCGGTATCGATGCTTATTTTCCTTTAAGCGATAAAGAAAAACCTACTGTAATAGATTTAGAAAATGGTTGGCAAAAACACAAAACTGAAATTATTCGAGTGCAACAAAAATATCAGAAGAAAATAATATTTACAGAATTTGGTTATAGAAGTGTAAACTACACGGCAAAAGAACCTTGGAATTCGGGTAGGATAGAGGGGAATGTAAATTTACAGGCTCAATCGAACGGTTTACAAGCCATTTACAATCAGTTTTGGGATGAAGAATGGTTTGCTGGGGGTTTTGTATGGAAATGGTTTCATAAACATGAAAAAGTTGGAGGCGATAGTAACAACCGATTTACACCTCAAAATAAGCCCGCACAAAAATTATTAAAAGAACTCTACAAAAACTAA
- a CDS encoding universal stress protein translates to MKKIIVPIDFSEHSENALKAAALIAKKTNATLVALHMLDIQEFNLSESASYQQEKMVFFLKLAEKKIKTFLEKDYLKEIKTVPIIKHYKIFSEINDIAKEIEADLIVMASHGASGLKEFFMGSNTEKVIRYAEIPVLIIKNELKDIELNNLVYATDFSEKSIPAYQKMLETLDFLEAKKHLLYVNLPSENFKTSPEMDTLAHQFLMKAEGNTDRLINVNFVCARTIESGIINFSNSIGADVIAIATNGRKGLAHIFSGSISEDLSNHAALPIITFKI, encoded by the coding sequence ATGAAAAAAATTATTGTTCCAATAGATTTTTCTGAACATTCAGAAAATGCATTAAAAGCAGCAGCACTTATAGCAAAAAAAACAAATGCTACTCTTGTAGCACTTCATATGTTAGATATACAAGAGTTTAATTTATCTGAAAGTGCTAGTTATCAGCAAGAAAAGATGGTCTTTTTTTTAAAGTTAGCAGAGAAAAAAATTAAAACTTTTTTAGAAAAAGATTATCTCAAAGAAATAAAAACAGTGCCTATTATTAAGCATTACAAGATTTTTAGTGAAATTAATGATATTGCAAAAGAAATAGAGGCAGACCTTATCGTTATGGCTTCGCATGGCGCAAGTGGTTTAAAAGAGTTTTTTATGGGGTCTAATACCGAAAAAGTTATTCGATATGCAGAGATTCCTGTTTTAATTATTAAAAATGAATTAAAAGATATTGAGTTAAATAATCTTGTTTATGCTACAGATTTTTCAGAAAAATCGATACCAGCTTATCAGAAAATGCTAGAAACTCTCGATTTTTTAGAAGCTAAAAAGCATCTTTTGTATGTAAATCTACCAAGTGAAAATTTTAAAACAAGTCCAGAAATGGATACCTTAGCGCATCAATTTTTAATGAAGGCAGAAGGAAATACAGACCGCTTAATTAACGTGAATTTTGTATGTGCAAGAACAATTGAGTCGGGCATTATTAATTTTTCTAATTCCATTGGTGCAGATGTAATTGCTATTGCTACCAATGGCAGAAAAGGATTGGCACATATTTTTTCAGGAAGTATTTCAGAAGATTTATCAAACCATGCAGCATTGCCAATTATTACTTTTAAAATATAA
- a CDS encoding POTRA domain-containing protein codes for MTFSQIKNISEVTFTGNTKLKVSYLKRLISVKESTTLDSLLLQEDILFLKRIPAVRNANFTTILNEDSSYNVVYTIEENTTIIPDVNIWTATNRQFSYKVGVYDYNFLGSNITFGGFYQNNGFNSYAINFRAPNLFSKSWGLAMHHLNWKSEEPLFFENNAANYLYNNISFEVLALLQLNSRNNIDFGINFFSEKYQFLSGDVPTSVPRNLNLNKALLKLMYQYNNLAYDYFYVNGFKNILYAQYVVTENNFQNNFLIAWNDFFYYKTIGVRGNWASRLRFGLSSNEASPFAPFALDNNVNLRGVGILVDRGTGSFVLNTEYRHTVYDKKWLAIQTTIFSDFGSWRNPGGSLNDFFERENLRIFSGIGLRFISKKIYNATFRVDYGFKVFDGKNNSNGGLVFGIGQYF; via the coding sequence TTGACATTTAGTCAAATTAAAAATATTTCTGAAGTTACTTTTACAGGCAATACAAAGTTAAAAGTATCTTACTTAAAGCGATTAATTTCCGTAAAAGAAAGCACTACTTTAGATTCTTTATTGCTTCAAGAAGACATCCTTTTTTTAAAAAGAATTCCAGCTGTTAGAAATGCAAATTTTACAACAATTTTAAATGAAGATAGTAGTTACAATGTTGTATACACTATTGAAGAGAATACCACTATAATACCAGATGTTAATATTTGGACAGCCACAAATAGACAATTTTCATACAAAGTTGGTGTGTATGATTATAACTTTTTGGGCAGCAATATTACTTTTGGTGGTTTTTACCAAAACAATGGTTTTAATTCCTATGCTATTAATTTTAGAGCTCCTAATTTATTTTCTAAAAGTTGGGGATTGGCCATGCATCATTTAAATTGGAAAAGTGAAGAACCTCTATTTTTTGAAAACAATGCTGCCAACTATCTTTACAATAATATTTCATTTGAAGTATTGGCATTATTACAATTAAACTCAAGAAATAATATAGATTTTGGTATTAATTTTTTTTCAGAGAAATATCAGTTTTTATCTGGTGATGTTCCCACATCTGTTCCAAGAAACTTAAACTTAAACAAAGCCCTTTTAAAGTTGATGTATCAATACAACAACTTAGCCTATGATTATTTTTATGTGAATGGTTTTAAAAATATTCTTTACGCCCAGTATGTTGTAACAGAAAATAATTTTCAGAATAACTTTCTAATTGCTTGGAACGATTTCTTTTATTACAAAACTATTGGCGTTAGAGGAAATTGGGCAAGTAGATTGCGGTTTGGTTTGTCTTCAAATGAAGCATCACCTTTTGCCCCTTTTGCTTTAGACAATAATGTAAACTTAAGAGGTGTAGGTATTTTGGTGGATAGAGGTACAGGAAGTTTTGTATTAAATACCGAATACAGACATACAGTTTACGATAAAAAATGGCTAGCTATTCAAACAACTATTTTCTCAGATTTTGGTTCTTGGAGAAATCCTGGAGGTAGTTTAAACGATTTTTTTGAGCGCGAAAACCTTCGAATTTTCTCTGGTATTGGTCTGCGCTTTATCAGTAAAAAAATATACAATGCTACATTTAGGGTAGATTATGGTTTTAAGGTTTTTGATGGTAAAAACAATTCTAACGGAGGATTAGTTTTTGGTATTGGGCAGTATTTTTAG
- a CDS encoding sterol desaturase family protein: MNKYLDIFKSAYSDYWNYLKQSVLMELQWENYFYGLILISLIVWGLEAVFPWRKNQSLFRKDFWLDTFYMFFNFFLLNLIVLIALSNTAAALLNDGLEVIGLSISSLQLLNLNELSYFARIAIFFVVVDFVQWCTHRLLHTYEFLWNFHKVHHSVKQMGFAAHLRYHWMEPVIYNSLKYIPLAIIGGFSAQDVAIVHFFNITVGHLNHANINWDYGWFKYVLNNPKMHIWHHVKELPEDRKKGVNFGITLSIWDYIFKTNYIPHSGRDIEIGFDGDEEFPKTFVKQELYPFVKK; this comes from the coding sequence ATGAATAAATACTTAGACATTTTTAAAAGTGCCTATTCTGATTACTGGAACTATTTAAAACAAAGTGTTTTAATGGAGTTGCAGTGGGAAAATTATTTTTACGGACTTATTTTAATTTCTCTTATTGTGTGGGGACTTGAAGCTGTTTTCCCTTGGAGAAAAAACCAATCTTTATTTCGAAAAGATTTTTGGTTAGATACATTTTATATGTTCTTTAACTTCTTTTTATTAAACCTTATAGTATTAATTGCACTTTCTAACACAGCAGCTGCATTATTAAATGATGGTTTAGAAGTTATTGGTTTATCAATTAGCAGTTTACAGTTACTTAATTTAAACGAACTATCATATTTTGCTCGTATTGCAATCTTTTTTGTAGTAGTAGACTTTGTGCAGTGGTGTACTCATAGATTATTACATACTTATGAATTTTTATGGAATTTTCATAAGGTACATCATTCCGTAAAACAAATGGGGTTTGCGGCTCATTTGCGTTATCATTGGATGGAACCTGTAATTTACAATTCTTTAAAATATATTCCGCTAGCAATTATTGGTGGTTTTTCTGCACAAGATGTAGCTATAGTTCATTTTTTTAACATTACAGTTGGTCATTTAAACCATGCAAATATTAATTGGGATTATGGTTGGTTTAAATACGTGTTAAATAATCCGAAAATGCACATTTGGCATCATGTAAAAGAATTACCTGAAGACAGAAAAAAAGGCGTTAATTTTGGAATTACATTAAGTATTTGGGATTATATTTTTAAAACAAATTATATCCCTCATTCTGGTAGAGATATAGAAATAGGTTTTGATGGAGATGAGGAATTTCCAAAAACATTTGTAAAACAAGAGTTGTATCCTTTTGTAAAAAAGTAA
- a CDS encoding purine-nucleoside phosphorylase has translation MKKEQLLKAIDFLKANGITKPEVGIVLGTGLGKLLEEINIEKEIFYSEIPNFPVATVEFHSGKLIYGSLSNKKVVVMAGRFHLYEGYTPWEVTFGIRTMHGLGIKNLLISNAAGAINLQYKKGDLMLIEDHINLQGSSPLAFKEAKSFGNIFADMLAPYSKEINDKIMQIAASQNIELHKGVYASVLGPQLETRAEYRMLQILETDAVGMSTVPEVIVAKQLQLPCAAISVLTDECDPKNLQPVNIAEIIAIAGEAEPKMITLFKEVITIL, from the coding sequence ATGAAAAAAGAACAACTACTAAAAGCAATAGATTTTTTAAAAGCCAATGGTATTACAAAACCAGAAGTAGGTATAGTTTTGGGTACAGGTCTTGGAAAACTATTGGAAGAAATAAATATAGAAAAAGAAATTTTTTACTCAGAAATTCCGAATTTTCCAGTTGCAACGGTAGAGTTTCATTCTGGCAAATTAATTTATGGTTCATTGTCTAATAAAAAAGTAGTTGTAATGGCCGGACGCTTTCACTTATACGAAGGCTACACCCCGTGGGAAGTTACCTTTGGCATAAGAACTATGCATGGTTTAGGTATTAAAAATCTACTAATTTCTAATGCGGCTGGTGCCATAAACCTTCAATACAAAAAGGGAGATTTAATGTTAATCGAAGACCATATAAATTTACAAGGCAGTTCTCCTTTAGCGTTTAAAGAAGCCAAGAGTTTTGGAAACATTTTTGCAGATATGCTAGCTCCTTACTCAAAAGAAATAAATGATAAAATTATGCAAATAGCTGCATCGCAAAATATTGAATTACACAAAGGAGTTTATGCAAGTGTTTTAGGACCTCAACTAGAAACAAGAGCAGAATACAGAATGTTACAAATTCTAGAAACCGATGCTGTTGGAATGAGCACTGTGCCAGAAGTTATAGTTGCCAAACAATTACAATTACCTTGTGCAGCCATTTCTGTATTAACAGATGAATGCGACCCAAAAAATTTGCAACCTGTAAATATTGCAGAAATTATTGCTATTGCTGGTGAAGCAGAACCTAAAATGATTACACTTTTTAAAGAAGTGATTACTATATTATAA
- a CDS encoding TIGR04282 family arsenosugar biosynthesis glycosyltransferase, with translation MEENLLIIFTRNPELGKVKTRLAKKIGAEKALEIYKFLLQKTKEVTSKVTASKVVYYSVKVRDNDIWPNAVFQKKQQKGTDLGERMYNAFENGFNDGYKKILIIGSDLYDLTSEKIDNAFKSLEKNEVVLGPAKDGGYYLLGMKTIHKNLFVNKKWGGPTVIQDSLNDLADKKVFLLPILNDIDIFEDIEHHEAFKHFLK, from the coding sequence ATGGAAGAAAATTTACTTATAATATTTACTCGAAACCCCGAATTGGGAAAAGTTAAAACAAGGTTAGCTAAGAAAATTGGTGCTGAAAAAGCTTTAGAGATTTACAAATTTTTGCTTCAAAAAACTAAAGAAGTAACCTCGAAAGTAACTGCAAGTAAAGTTGTTTATTATTCGGTTAAAGTTCGTGATAATGATATTTGGCCAAATGCCGTTTTTCAAAAAAAACAACAAAAAGGAACCGATTTAGGTGAACGAATGTATAATGCTTTCGAAAATGGATTTAATGATGGTTATAAAAAGATACTTATTATTGGGAGCGATTTATATGATTTAACTTCAGAAAAAATAGACAATGCCTTTAAAAGCCTAGAAAAAAATGAGGTGGTTTTGGGGCCAGCAAAAGATGGTGGATATTACCTTTTAGGGATGAAAACTATTCATAAAAACTTATTTGTAAACAAAAAATGGGGTGGCCCAACAGTTATACAAGATTCCTTAAATGACTTAGCAGATAAAAAAGTATTTTTGTTACCAATACTAAATGATATTGATATTTTCGAAGACATAGAGCATCACGAAGCATTTAAACACTTTTTAAAATAA
- a CDS encoding rhodanese-like domain-containing protein encodes MKRLTILFLLITSTSLSAQSELDKLLNKWNKNKVPYIDVKNLAKSAANIVILDAREEKEYRVSHIKNAIHVGFENFNLKNTVSKLPPNYKTKIVVYCSLGIRSEKIAYELIQAGFTNVYNLYGGIFEWKNNNLKVIDSTGNSTEKIHAFDKNWGEWLLKGEKIYHK; translated from the coding sequence ATGAAAAGACTAACTATACTATTTTTATTGATAACAAGTACTTCTTTGAGTGCACAGAGTGAACTTGATAAACTTTTAAATAAATGGAACAAAAATAAGGTTCCTTACATAGATGTTAAAAACCTTGCCAAATCGGCTGCTAACATTGTAATTTTAGATGCAAGAGAAGAAAAAGAATACCGCGTTAGTCATATTAAAAATGCGATACATGTTGGCTTTGAAAACTTTAATTTAAAAAATACAGTATCTAAATTACCTCCTAATTATAAAACTAAAATTGTAGTGTATTGCTCTCTAGGTATACGTTCAGAAAAGATTGCTTATGAACTTATACAGGCAGGATTTACAAATGTGTACAACCTCTACGGAGGTATTTTTGAGTGGAAAAATAATAACTTAAAAGTGATAGATAGCACTGGAAATTCAACAGAAAAAATCCATGCTTTTGATAAAAATTGGGGAGAATGGTTATTGAAGGGAGAAAAAATTTATCATAAATAA
- a CDS encoding metallophosphoesterase family protein, whose amino-acid sequence MDNKKIDLGHISGKTLLFGGVYSNLQALEALKKVSEKEGIPAKNCICTGDIVGYCAQPEETVQFFKEWGAKSIVGNVEIQLRENANDCGCDFRAGSKCDNLSQLWYPFAKSKLSSHSLDFIKEMPNFIRFTYANKKVLVVHGSLFNVSEFIFKSTDWSIKERNFKESNSDLIIAGHCGLPFIDTKNNKTWLNPGVIGMPANNGKPTVWYAILETKNREITITHKKLAYDYKLTNQLMLTKQLPKEYAKTILTGIWENTEILPPTESANQGKKISF is encoded by the coding sequence ATGGATAACAAAAAAATAGATTTAGGGCACATCTCTGGTAAAACACTACTTTTTGGTGGCGTATATAGCAACTTACAAGCCTTAGAAGCTCTCAAGAAAGTCTCAGAAAAAGAAGGAATTCCTGCAAAGAACTGCATTTGTACCGGAGATATTGTTGGTTATTGTGCTCAACCGGAAGAAACAGTGCAGTTTTTTAAAGAATGGGGTGCCAAAAGTATTGTAGGCAACGTAGAAATTCAATTGAGGGAAAATGCCAACGATTGCGGTTGCGACTTTAGGGCAGGATCGAAATGTGATAATTTATCGCAACTTTGGTATCCTTTTGCAAAAAGTAAACTAAGCTCACATTCTTTAGATTTTATAAAAGAGATGCCCAATTTTATAAGATTTACTTACGCTAATAAAAAAGTATTAGTAGTTCATGGCTCATTATTTAATGTTTCTGAATTTATATTTAAGTCGACAGATTGGTCTATTAAAGAACGAAATTTTAAAGAGTCAAATAGTGATTTAATAATTGCTGGTCATTGTGGTTTGCCTTTTATTGATACAAAAAATAATAAAACATGGCTTAATCCTGGTGTTATAGGAATGCCTGCAAACAACGGAAAACCAACTGTCTGGTATGCTATTTTAGAAACAAAAAATAGAGAAATAACAATTACTCACAAAAAGTTAGCTTATGACTATAAATTGACAAATCAGCTAATGCTTACAAAACAATTACCTAAAGAATATGCAAAAACCATACTTACTGGAATTTGGGAAAATACCGAAATTTTACCTCCAACAGAAAGTGCTAATCAAGGTAAAAAAATCTCTTTTTAA
- a CDS encoding sodium:solute symporter, whose product MSNFSVISWQWLLLISSSLLLFFLSPYAKTTDQFFKAITKKKKPNTLVLTGSLIISWIFAKSITNAANLGLEFGIVGGIAYAAYYLSFAVAGVIIYQLRVFGNFKSIHHFLTTKFGKNAMALFSILIAFRLFNEVWSNTMVIGSYFGDKGSDGYYWAIILFTILTLVYAIKGGLSSAIFTDSIQMVLFTILLLVILTTIFSSDHFSTKEIISSGTWSFDLGVNLFLAAIIQSFSYPFHDPVLTDRGFISSPKITRKSFFWASILGGICIVLFSFVGIYAQTKGIQGQAAVEVGKTLGVFILLIINFIMITSAASTLDSTFTSFSKLISIDLKLGKSISYGRVSMIIIAFLGTIPVFLDAEILTATTISGTMVIGLTPVFIFWKIKVPKISFYVSILCGLIFGVLLLFNHFPEELIFTSGKYANLLWINIWGIISCILLYFIPKWITKK is encoded by the coding sequence ATGAGTAATTTTTCTGTAATTAGTTGGCAATGGCTTTTATTAATATCTTCTAGTTTACTATTGTTTTTTTTATCGCCTTACGCAAAAACAACAGACCAATTTTTTAAAGCAATTACCAAAAAAAAGAAACCAAATACTCTTGTACTCACCGGAAGTTTAATTATTTCTTGGATTTTTGCTAAAAGTATTACAAACGCTGCTAACCTTGGTTTAGAGTTTGGTATTGTTGGTGGTATTGCCTATGCTGCTTATTACCTTTCATTTGCTGTGGCTGGTGTAATTATATATCAACTACGGGTTTTCGGTAACTTTAAAAGCATACATCACTTTTTAACTACTAAATTTGGTAAAAATGCGATGGCTCTTTTCTCTATATTAATAGCTTTTCGGCTTTTCAATGAGGTTTGGAGCAATACTATGGTTATCGGAAGCTATTTCGGAGATAAAGGAAGTGATGGATATTACTGGGCAATTATTCTTTTTACTATTTTAACACTTGTTTATGCTATTAAAGGAGGTTTAAGTAGTGCTATTTTTACAGATAGCATACAAATGGTACTTTTTACAATTTTGCTACTCGTTATTTTAACAACCATTTTTAGCTCCGACCACTTCTCTACTAAAGAGATAATAAGTTCAGGAACATGGAGCTTCGACCTTGGCGTAAATCTCTTTTTAGCAGCAATTATTCAGTCTTTTAGTTATCCGTTTCACGACCCTGTATTAACAGATAGAGGCTTTATTTCATCACCAAAAATAACACGTAAAAGTTTTTTTTGGGCAAGTATTTTAGGAGGTATCTGTATAGTTTTATTCAGTTTTGTGGGCATATACGCACAAACAAAAGGTATTCAAGGCCAAGCAGCAGTAGAAGTTGGTAAGACCTTAGGTGTATTTATTTTATTAATCATTAACTTTATAATGATTACCTCTGCAGCCTCTACTCTAGACTCTACTTTTACATCATTTTCTAAATTAATTTCTATTGATTTAAAATTAGGAAAATCAATTTCTTATGGTAGAGTAAGTATGATAATTATTGCCTTTTTAGGAACAATTCCTGTATTTTTAGATGCAGAAATTCTAACAGCAACCACAATTTCTGGAACCATGGTTATTGGGTTAACGCCTGTTTTTATATTTTGGAAAATTAAAGTACCAAAAATTAGTTTTTACGTAAGTATTTTATGTGGATTGATATTTGGGGTTTTATTACTTTTTAATCATTTTCCTGAAGAATTAATTTTTACAAGCGGAAAATACGCCAACTTACTCTGGATAAATATCTGGGGAATAATTAGTTGTATTTTATTATATTTTATTCCAAAATGGATAACAAAAAAATAG
- a CDS encoding SusD/RagB family nutrient-binding outer membrane lipoprotein, translating to MKKRILFQLVFISVIILLGCTKNFEDINTNPNAPGTVIPSALLRQVIYNFGNEMSYEGFVAGDLLAQHRTAIDFNLFDRHDLKSPQLGGNPWPIFYTNLRDNEILLKLARQNTAYKVYEGPALILKSYMSAGLTDLFGNVPYFDAFKGTEGVVKPTYDFQKDIYLSEGGILDNLEKAIIAINSYQSAAPLEGDILYNGNLKSWIRFANSLKIKYLLRISNKVSVSSQLQKLYDDQNFIINPTENAVFNFSNSAPNSFRMAQLRIGDFNNFVLSKTMENVLKSLNDNRITTFFRPYANSNFTAFNGLQNGINAAQTSIALSDYSLAGNLFRENTGNLQANFSTSWETNFLLAEAAEKGLITANSENLYNLGVRQAFTYWNTQIPANYLVEKANFNATHTTPLAQIGTQKWIASVTQGYEAWIEYRRTGFPELPKIAASLNNDKIPNRMPYPAEAATLNSANYSTAEKATNGNSINIKVWWDE from the coding sequence ATGAAAAAAAGAATATTATTTCAGTTAGTATTTATATCAGTAATAATTTTACTAGGATGTACTAAAAACTTTGAAGACATCAATACAAACCCAAATGCACCTGGCACTGTTATACCCAGTGCTTTATTACGACAAGTAATTTATAACTTTGGTAACGAAATGAGTTACGAAGGCTTTGTTGCTGGAGATTTGCTAGCGCAGCACAGAACAGCTATAGATTTTAATTTATTTGACAGGCACGATTTAAAAAGTCCGCAATTGGGTGGAAACCCTTGGCCCATTTTTTATACCAATCTTCGCGACAACGAAATCCTACTAAAATTAGCCAGACAAAATACCGCTTATAAAGTGTATGAAGGTCCGGCATTAATTTTAAAATCTTATATGAGTGCTGGTCTTACAGACCTGTTTGGAAATGTTCCTTATTTCGATGCTTTTAAAGGAACAGAAGGTGTTGTAAAACCAACATACGATTTTCAAAAAGATATTTATCTAAGCGAAGGTGGAATTTTAGATAATTTAGAAAAAGCTATTATTGCTATAAATTCTTATCAAAGCGCTGCACCACTAGAGGGAGATATTTTGTATAATGGAAACTTAAAGAGTTGGATTCGTTTTGCCAATTCATTAAAAATAAAATATTTGCTTAGAATTTCAAACAAAGTATCGGTAAGTAGTCAACTTCAAAAACTTTATGATGACCAAAATTTTATTATAAACCCTACAGAAAATGCTGTTTTTAATTTTTCTAATTCAGCACCCAATAGTTTTAGAATGGCACAATTAAGAATTGGCGATTTTAACAATTTTGTATTATCAAAAACTATGGAAAATGTACTAAAGTCTTTAAACGACAATAGAATTACTACTTTTTTTAGACCCTACGCAAATTCGAACTTTACAGCTTTTAATGGTTTGCAAAACGGTATAAATGCTGCACAAACCTCTATAGCACTCTCAGATTATTCGTTGGCAGGAAACTTGTTTAGAGAAAATACAGGCAATTTACAAGCAAATTTTAGCACCTCTTGGGAAACGAATTTTTTGTTAGCTGAAGCAGCAGAAAAAGGGTTGATAACAGCCAATTCAGAAAATTTATACAACCTAGGTGTTCGACAAGCATTTACATATTGGAACACCCAAATACCCGCAAATTATTTAGTTGAAAAAGCTAATTTTAATGCTACGCACACAACTCCTTTAGCACAAATAGGTACACAGAAATGGATTGCCTCAGTAACACAAGGTTATGAGGCTTGGATAGAATATAGAAGAACAGGGTTTCCTGAATTACCAAAAATTGCAGCAAGTTTAAATAATGATAAAATTCCTAATCGAATGCCTTATCCTGCAGAAGCAGCAACTTTAAATTCTGCAAACTATTCGACTGCAGAAAAAGCAACAAATGGCAATAGTATAAACATAAAAGTTTGGTGGGATGAGTAA